The Populus nigra chromosome 19, ddPopNigr1.1, whole genome shotgun sequence genome includes a window with the following:
- the LOC133680279 gene encoding monosaccharide-sensing protein 2-like translates to MNGAVLVAVAAAIGNLLQGWDNATIAGAVLYIKREFHLESEPTIEGLIVATSLVGATLITTCSGPISDCLGRRPLLIISSILYFVSGLVMLWSPNVYVLLLARLLDGFGIGLAVTLVPVYISETAPPEIRGLLNTLPQFTGSGGMFLSYCMVFGMSLMEAPSWRVMLGVLFIPSIIYFLLTVFFLPESPRWLVSKGRMLEAKKVLQRLRGREDVSGELALLVEGLGVGTDISIEEYIIGPANNFTDDHDIAADKDHIKLYGPEQGHSWVARPVSGQSAIGLASRHGSMAHQSLALMDPLVTLFGSVHEKLPEQGSMRSMLFPHFGSMFSVGGNHPRNEDWDEESQARDGEDYASDGAAGDSDDNLQSPLISRQATSMDKDMVPPAHGSMSSMRHGSLITGNAGDPVGNTGIGGGWQLAWKWSEREGQDGKKEGGFKRIYLHQEGAPGSRRGSLVSLTGADAHADSEYIQAAALVSQSALYPKELVNENPVGPAMVHPSETVAKGPSWRDLFEPGVKHALAVGVGIQILQQFAGINGVLYYTPQILEQAGVGVLLSNLGLSSASTSLLISALTTLLMLPCIAVAMRLMDISGRRTLLLTTIPVLIISLILLVLGSLVDMGSVVNASISTVSVVLYFCFFVMGFGPIPNILCAEIFPTRVRGLCIAICALTFWICDIIVTYTLPVMLKSIGLAGVFGLYAIVCIISFVFVYLKVPETKGMPLEVISEFFAVGAKQAAAAKEN, encoded by the exons ATGAATGGAGCTGTGCTTGTAGCTGTTGCTGCTGCTATTGGCAACTTATTGCAAGGATGGGATAATGCAACCATCGCAG GGGctgttttatacataaaaaggGAATTTCATTTGGAAAGTGAACCTACTATTGAAGGATTAATCGTGGCTACATCACTTGTTGGAGCCACTTTAATTACTACGTGTTCTGGACCCATATCTGATTGTCTAGGCCGCCGTCCTTTGTTGATAATCTCATCAATACTTTATTTTGTTAGTGGTCTTGTAATGTTATGGTCTCCCAATGTTTACGTTCTGCTTTTGGCAAGGCTTTTGGatggatttggcattggtttgGCAGTAACTCTTGTTCCAGTTTATATATCTGAGACGGCACCACCTGAAATAAGGGGATTGTTGAATACCCTTCCTCAGTTCACTGGATCTGGTGGAATGTTTCTGTCATATTGCATGGTGTTCGGAATGTCCTTGATGGAGGCTCCAAGTTGGAGAGTGATGCTTGGAGTTCTTTTTATTCCCTCAATCATCTATTTTCTATTGACTGTATTTTTCTTGCCTGAGTCTCCAAGGTGGCTTGTAAGTAAAGGACGGATGCTGGAGGCCAAGAAGGTTCTGCAGAGGCTCCGCGGCAGAGAAGATGTTTCTG GTGAGCTGGCTTTACTGGTTGAGGGACTTGGAGTTGGGACTGACATATCAATAGAGGAGTACATAATTGGCCCTGCCAACAATTTCACCGATGACCATGATATAGCTGCCGACAAAGATCATATCAAGTTATATGGGCCTGAACAAGGTCACTCCTGGGTTGCCAGACCTGTCAGTGGGCAGAGTGCTATTGGTCTTGCGTCTAGGCATGGAAGCATGGCACACCAGAGTCTAGCTCTCATGGATCCTCTTGTCACCCTCTTTGGTAGCGTCCATGAGAAGCTCCCTGAACAAGGAAGCATGAGAAGCATGCTTTTCCCTCACTTTGGAAGCATGTTCAGTGTAGGAGGGAATCATCCTAGAAATGAAGATTGGGATGAGGAGAGCCAAGCCAGAGATGGTGAGGATTATGCATCTGATGGTGCTGCTGGTGATTCTGATGACAATTTGCAGAGTCCATTGATCTCACGTCAGGCAACAAGCATGGACAAGGACATGGTCCCACCTGCCCATGGAAGCATGTCAAGCATGAGACATGGGAGTCTGATTACAGGAAATGCTGGAGATCCAGTTGGTAACACAGGGATTGGTGGTGGTTGGCAGCTGGCATGGAAATGGTCCGAGAGAGAAGGTCAAGATGGAAAGAAGGAAGGGGGCTTTAAGAGAATTTATTTGCATCAAGAGGGAGCCCCTGGTTCTCGGCGTGGATCTCTGGTTTCTCTGACTGGTGCTGATGCCCATGCAGACAGTGAATACATCCAGGCTGCTGCTCTGGTGAGTCAATCAGCTCTTTATCCCAAGGAGCTTGTGAATGAGAATCCAGTTGGACCAGCTATGGTCCACCCATCTGAAACTGTAGCTAAAGGACCAAGCTGGAGAGATCTTTTTGAACCAGGAGTCAAGCATGCCTTGGCTGTTGGTGTGGGAATTCAAATACTTCAGCAG TTCGCTGGCATAAATGGGGTTCTCTACTATACTCCTCAAATTCTTGAGCAGGCAGGAGTTGGAGTTCTTCTTTCAAACTTGGGCCTCAGTTCAGCTTCTACATCTCTGCTTATCAGCGCCCTTACAACATTGTTGATGCTCCCTTGTATAGCTGTTGCCATGAGGCTCATGGATATCTCTGGGAGAAG GACTTTGCTGCTCACCACTATCCCCGTGTTGATCATATCCCTCATTTTGTTAGTCCTTGGAAGCTTGGTGGATATGGGCAGTGTTGTTAATGCATCAATCTCAACTGTTAGCGTTGTGCTCTACTTCTGTTTTTTCGTCATGGGTTTTGGGCCAATTCCCAACATATTATGTGCAGAGATCTTCCCTACTCGTGTTCGTGGCCTTTGCATAGCCATATGCGCCCTTACTTTCTGGATTTGCGACATCATTGTGACGTATACACTCCCAGTTATGCTTAAATCTATCGGCCTTGCTGGGGTTTTTGGCTTATATGCAATCGTATGCATCATATCATTTGTGTTTGTCTACTTGAAAGTTCCAGAGACCAAGGGCATGCCTCTGGAAGTGATTTCCGAATTCTTTGCCGTTGGTGCAAAGCAGGCTGCAGCTGCTAAGGAAAACTGA
- the LOC133679376 gene encoding uncharacterized protein LOC133679376, with translation MSSIVQSFQKRNNPAALPVSQTHSSKDQAVAGLRRRLSSLSLKIQPISSPATQWAFQRSKSVSAMGEHAGSSVKKWWDWGWSWILSRKPVFAQDLEMNEEETRVLGCHSKGSWRHVFYKFRSEVIKLARSGDKAVLPQTCRTSDHSFSYSKNLDAGY, from the coding sequence atgaGCTCCATTGTCCAGAGCTTTCAAAAGAGAAACAATCCTGCTGCTCTCCCAGTCTCACAAACTCACTCCTCTAAAGACCAGGCTGTAGCCGGTCTACGTAGAAGACTCTCCTCTCTTTCCCTCAAGATCCAGCCCATCTCTTCCCCTGCTACTCAATGGGCATTTCAAAGATCCAAATCTGTGTCGGCCATGGGGGAACACGCTGGCAGCTCCGTTAAGAAATGGTGGGACTGGGGCTGGTCTTGGATCCTTTCAAGAAAGCCCGTTTTTGCTCAAGATCTTGAAATGAATGAAGAAGAGACCAGGGTTCTCGGTTGTCACAGCAAGGGGAGCTGGAGACATGTGTTCTATAAGTTCAGGTCCGAGGTAATAAAGCTTGCGAGGTCTGGAGATAAAGCTGTCCTTCCTCAAACTTGCAGGACGTCTGATCATTCCTTCAGTTACTCCAAGAATCTTGATGCTGGCTATTGA
- the LOC133680065 gene encoding calcium-dependent protein kinase 26, translated as MGNTCRGSFKGILHQGYNQPDEQSTATASNSKRHASSDHSNSEHSFSSLTSQELTAKKDSNLPLISPTKKDTIMRRSVDNQAYYVLGHKTPNIRDLYTLGRKLGQGQFGTTYLCTEILTGIEYACKSICKRKLISKEDVEDVRREIQIMHHLAGHKNIVTIKGAYEDPLYVHIVMELCSGGELFDRIIQRGHYSERKAAELTKIIVGVVEACHSLGVMHRDLKPENFLLVNKDDDFSLKAIDFGLSVFFKPGQIFTDVVGSPYYVAPEVLLKHYGPEADVWTAGVILYILLSGVPPFWAETQQGIFDAVLKGYIDFDSDPWPLISDSAKDLIRKMLCSSPSERLTAHEVLCHPWICENGVAPDRALDPAVLSRLKQFSAMNKLKKMALRVIAESLSEEEIAGLKEMFMAMDTDNSGAITFDELKAGLRRYGSTLKDTEIRDLMDAADVDNSGTIDYKEFVAATVHLNKLEREEHLVAAFQYFDKDGSGYITVDELQQACAEHNMTDVLLEDIIKEVDQDNDGRIDYGEFVAMMQKGNAGIGRRTMRNSLNMSMRDAPGALYLGNM; from the exons ATGGGCAATACATGCCGTGGATCTTTCAAAGGAATACTTCATCAGGGCTACAATCAGCCCGACGAGCAATCGACCGCCACTGCCTCCAATTCCAAGCGCCACGCCTCCTCTGATCACTCCAATTCTGAGCATTCCTTTTCAAGTCTAACCTCCCAAGAACTCACCGCCAAAAAGGACAGCAATTTACCTCTCATTAGCCCTACCAAGAAAGATACAATAATGAGGCGCAGTGTCGATAACCAGGCTTATTATGTTTTAGGCCATAAAACTCCAAACATTCGTGATCTTTACACTTTAGGTCGTAAATTAGGACAAGGACAATTTGGCACTACTTATTTATGCACTGAGATTCTTACGGGGATTGAGTATGCTTGCAAGTCTATATGCAAAAGAAAGTTAATTTCCAAGGAGGATGTTGAGGACGTTAGGAGAGAGATTCAGATAATGCACCACTTGGCAGGTCACAAGAATATTGTGACCATTAAGGGTGCCTACGAGGATCCATTGTATGTTCATATTGTAATGGAGCTTTGCTCAGGAGGAGAGTTGTTTGATAGGATCATCCAAAGGGGGCATTACAGCGAGAGGAAGGCAGCCGAGTTGACTAAGATTATTGTAGGGGTTGTGGAGGCGTGTCACTCGCTAGGGGTTATGCATAGAGATTTAAAGCCAGAGAACTTCTTGTTAGTGAATAAGGATGATGATTTCTCGCTTAAAGCTATTGATTTTGGACTCTCTGTGTTCTTCAAACCAG GTCAAATTTTCACTGATGTGGTTGGAAGCCCATATTATGTTGCTCCAGAGGTGCTCCTCAAGCACTACGGGCCAGAAGCAGATGTGTGGACAGCTGGGGTCATATTGTATATATTGCTAAGTGGAGTGCCACCATTTTGGGCAG AAACACAACAAGGAATATTTGATGCTGTGTTGAAGGGTTATATCGACTTTGACTCAGACCCATGGCCCCTAATATCAGACAGTGCCAAAGATCTCATCCGGAAGATGCTTTGCTCTTCACCTTCAGAGCGTTTGACAGCTCATGAAGTGCTGT GTCATCCTTGGATATGTGAAAATGGAGTTGCTCCTGATAGAGCGCTGGATCCCGCTGTACTTTCTCGTCTCAAGCAGTTCTCTGCaatgaataaattaaagaagatgGCTTTACGG GTAATAGCTGAAAGCCTTTCTGAGGAGGAAATTGCTGGTTTGAAAGAGATGTTCATGGCTATGGACACTGATAACAGTGGTGCAATCACATTTGATGAACTCAAAGCTGGTTTGCGAAGATATGGCTCTACCTTGAAGGATACAGAGATACGTGACCTTATGGATGCG gCTGATGTGGACAACAGTGGAACAATTGACTATAAGGAATTTGTAGCTGCTACAGTTCATCTTAACAAATTGGAGCGTGAGGAACATCTTGTTGCAGCATTCCAATATTTTGACAAGGATGGAAGCGGTTATATTACAGTCGATGAGCTTCAACAAGCTTGTGCTGAGCATAACATGACTGATGTTTTACTTGAAGACATAATCAAAGAAGTTGATCAAGATAAT GATGGAAGAATTGACTATGGTGAATTTGTTGCCATGATGCAAAAAGGCAATGCAGGAATTGGTAGACGAACTATGCGAAACAGTCTGAATATGAGCATGAGAGATGCACCAGGTGCACTATATCTTGGGAATATGTGA